CCGGTGCCAGACTGCTCACTGCCGCTCTTGAAGCTCCTCCCAATCCTCCATCTCGAGGAAACTCCCCCCAACGTGAGCCTCCATCTCGAGGAACAACGCCCAAGGGGCGGTGAAGGACAGCGTCTCTCGGCTGACGTGGCTACGCTGGGCGATGTCGAAGAAGCCGATGATGCCTCTGGGACGCTCGCGCCGGGCCTCGGCATAGCCGAACACGATCGACTGGCACGCGCCGCCGAAGCGCGCTATCGCGCTCTCGCCGCTCCCGCGCCCGTAGTCAGAGAGCACGACGAGCGCCGAGAGCTGGTCGGCGTTGACGAGGAAGATCACCATCGCGGGCGTTTCGTCTTCGCCCAGTTGGTCGAAGGGCTTGAGCACCACGTATTCGGTCGCGACATCGGTCATCGGGATCGTGCCGAGCCATGCGGTGACGGTCTCGGGGGTCTTGAAGAAGCGCTCGCCCTCGGCCATCTTGCTGCTGCGCTGAATCTTGGCAGCCACCTCGGCGTCGCCCGTCGAGAGCAGTGCCTCGATGGCCATCCCGCACTGCGTGTACTGGTCGCCGAAGCCAAGCCCCACACCGCCGCCAGGGCAGCCGAAGGTCTGGCGATCGAAGACGGCGGTTCGCCCTTTGGCGACCGCGACGATCGAGGAGCCGACGCAGCCCCATCGGCCCTCTTTGAACTGGAGCGCGCCATCGGGCTTCGCGTCGGTCAGAACTACGGCGACCGGCGAGAGTTGAAGTCGCAACGCGTCGATGAGCTTGCTCTTCACGACAAAGGACCTCCAGCTCGACGCGGGCATCTCGGA
This portion of the Coriobacteriia bacterium genome encodes:
- a CDS encoding DUF169 domain-containing protein, with the protein product MKSKLIDALRLQLSPVAVVLTDAKPDGALQFKEGRWGCVGSSIVAVAKGRTAVFDRQTFGCPGGGVGLGFGDQYTQCGMAIEALLSTGDAEVAAKIQRSSKMAEGERFFKTPETVTAWLGTIPMTDVATEYVVLKPFDQLGEDETPAMVIFLVNADQLSALVVLSDYGRGSGESAIARFGGACQSIVFGYAEARRERPRGIIGFFDIAQRSHVSRETLSFTAPWALFLEMEAHVGGSFLEMEDWEELQERQ